One stretch of Streptococcus australis DNA includes these proteins:
- the ccdA2 gene encoding thiol-disulfide oxidoreductase-associated membrane protein CcdA2 has product MESIIFLVSVFLAGILSFFSPCIFPLLPVYAGILLDDQGNSKSFRFFGREVAWSGLIRTLCFIAGISLIFFILGFGAGFLGHMLYADWFRYVMGAVIILLGLHQMEILHFNKLEVQKTVTFKQSQSNHYLSAFLLGITFSFGWTPCIGPVLSSVLALAASGGNGAWQGAILTLVYTLGMALPFLVLALASGWIMPYFSKLKPHMILLKKIGGALIILMGLLLMLGQLNALSGILG; this is encoded by the coding sequence TTGGAATCTATTATATTTTTAGTATCGGTTTTTTTAGCCGGCATTCTATCTTTCTTTTCACCTTGCATCTTCCCTTTGCTACCAGTCTATGCTGGTATTTTATTGGATGATCAAGGAAATTCGAAAAGCTTTCGATTTTTCGGAAGAGAGGTTGCATGGTCAGGCTTAATTCGGACTTTGTGCTTTATTGCTGGAATCTCTCTTATTTTCTTTATTTTGGGATTTGGAGCTGGATTCCTAGGGCACATGCTCTATGCTGACTGGTTTCGTTATGTTATGGGAGCAGTCATTATCCTCTTGGGTCTTCACCAGATGGAAATCTTGCATTTCAATAAACTGGAGGTTCAAAAGACAGTCACCTTCAAACAATCACAGTCCAATCATTATCTGTCAGCCTTTTTGCTTGGCATAACCTTTAGTTTTGGTTGGACTCCTTGTATCGGACCAGTTTTGAGTTCGGTCTTGGCTCTTGCGGCTTCAGGAGGGAATGGTGCTTGGCAAGGAGCTATACTAACCTTAGTGTATACATTGGGAATGGCACTGCCTTTCCTTGTTTTGGCCTTGGCTTCGGGCTGGATTATGCCCTACTTTAGTAAACTAAAACCCCATATGATCCTACTAAAGAAAATCGGGGGAGCTTTGATTATTTTGATGGGATTATTATTAATGCTAGGGCAGTTAAATGCCTTGTCAGGAATTCTTGGATAA
- a CDS encoding methionyl aminopeptidase, which produces MITLKSAREIEAMDKAGDFLASIHIGLRDLIKPGVDMWEVEEYVRRRCKEENFLPLQIGVDGAVMDYPYATCCSLNDEVAHAFPRHYILKDGDLLKVDMVLGGPIAKSDLNVSKLNFNNVEQMKKYTQSYTGGLADSCWAYAVGTPSEKVKNLMDVTKEAMYKGIEQAVVGNRIGDIGAAIQEYAESRGYGVVRDLVGHGVGPTMHEEPMVPNYGVAGRGLRLREGMVLTIEPMINTGDWEIDTDMKTGWAHKTIDGGLSCQYEHQFVITKDGPVILTSQGEEGTY; this is translated from the coding sequence ATGATAACTTTAAAATCAGCACGTGAAATCGAAGCCATGGACAAGGCTGGTGATTTCCTAGCTAGTATTCATATCGGCTTACGTGATTTGATTAAGCCTGGCGTGGATATGTGGGAAGTTGAAGAGTATGTTCGTCGTCGTTGTAAAGAGGAGAATTTTCTTCCTCTACAGATTGGAGTAGATGGGGCAGTCATGGATTACCCCTATGCCACTTGTTGCTCTCTCAACGACGAAGTAGCTCACGCTTTTCCACGTCATTACATCTTGAAAGATGGCGATTTGCTCAAGGTTGACATGGTACTCGGAGGTCCGATTGCCAAATCCGACCTCAATGTGTCAAAACTCAACTTTAATAATGTCGAGCAAATGAAAAAATACACCCAAAGTTATACTGGTGGTTTAGCTGACTCATGTTGGGCTTATGCGGTTGGTACTCCGTCTGAAAAAGTGAAGAACTTGATGGATGTGACCAAGGAAGCTATGTACAAAGGGATTGAGCAAGCAGTTGTTGGAAATCGTATCGGAGATATCGGTGCAGCGATTCAAGAATACGCTGAAAGTCGCGGTTATGGTGTGGTGCGTGATTTGGTTGGTCACGGTGTCGGCCCAACTATGCACGAGGAGCCAATGGTCCCTAACTATGGTGTTGCAGGTCGTGGTCTTCGTCTCCGTGAAGGAATGGTGCTGACCATTGAACCCATGATCAATACTGGAGACTGGGAAATTGATACAGATATGAAGACTGGCTGGGCTCATAAAACCATCGATGGTGGCCTATCTTGCCAGTATGAACACCAGTTTGTGATTACCAAAGACGGTCCTGTTATCTTGACAAGTCAAGGTGAAGAAGGAACTTATTAA
- the spxR gene encoding CBS-HotDog domain-containing transcription factor SpxR: MSKHQEILSYLEELPIGKRVSVRSISNHLGVSDGTAYRAIKEAENRGIVETRPRSGTIRVKSQKVAIEKLTYAEIAEVTSSEVLAGQEGLEREFSKFSIGAMTEQNILSYLHDGGLLIVGDRTRIQLLALENENAVLVTGGFHVHEDVLELANQKGIPVLRSKHDTFTVATMINRALSNVQIKTDILTVEKIYRPSHEYGFLRETDTVKDYLDLVRKNRSSRFPVINQHQVVVGVVTMRDAGDKSPSTTIDKVMTRSLFLTGLATNIANVSQRMIAEDFEMVPVVRSNQTLLGVITRRDVMDKMSRSQVSALPTFSEQIGQKLSYHHDEVVITVEPFMLEKNGVLANGVLAEILTHMTQDLVANSRRNLIIEQMLIYFLQAVQIDDTLRIQARIIHHTRRSAIIDYDIYHGHQIVSKANVTVKIN; encoded by the coding sequence GTGAGTAAACACCAAGAAATCTTAAGTTATCTGGAAGAGTTACCAATAGGAAAACGTGTCAGCGTTCGTAGCATTTCCAATCACTTGGGTGTCAGTGATGGGACGGCTTATCGTGCCATTAAAGAAGCTGAAAACCGTGGAATTGTAGAAACTCGACCTCGTAGTGGAACCATTCGTGTCAAATCTCAGAAAGTGGCGATTGAAAAACTGACCTATGCAGAGATTGCAGAAGTAACCTCATCTGAAGTCTTGGCTGGTCAGGAAGGGTTAGAGAGAGAGTTTAGTAAATTCTCCATTGGTGCCATGACTGAGCAGAATATTCTCTCTTATCTCCATGATGGTGGTTTGTTAATCGTCGGAGACCGTACTCGTATTCAACTTTTGGCTTTGGAAAATGAAAACGCAGTTCTGGTGACGGGTGGTTTTCATGTGCACGAGGATGTACTGGAACTTGCCAATCAGAAAGGTATCCCTGTTTTACGAAGCAAGCATGATACCTTTACAGTTGCAACCATGATCAACAGAGCTTTGTCAAATGTGCAGATTAAGACAGACATTTTAACAGTTGAAAAAATCTATCGTCCTAGCCATGAGTATGGCTTTTTGAGAGAAACGGACACAGTGAAAGACTATTTGGACTTGGTACGTAAGAACAGGAGTAGTCGTTTCCCAGTCATTAACCAACACCAAGTGGTTGTTGGGGTTGTTACCATGCGAGATGCGGGGGATAAATCACCCAGCACAACGATTGATAAGGTGATGACTCGTAGTCTCTTCCTTACAGGATTGGCAACGAATATAGCTAACGTCAGTCAACGGATGATAGCAGAAGACTTTGAGATGGTCCCAGTCGTGAGAAGCAATCAAACTTTGCTCGGGGTGATTACAAGACGAGATGTCATGGATAAGATGAGTCGTTCTCAGGTTTCAGCCTTGCCGACTTTTTCAGAGCAAATTGGTCAGAAGTTGTCTTATCATCACGACGAAGTTGTGATTACAGTTGAGCCCTTTATGCTTGAGAAGAACGGAGTTTTGGCAAATGGTGTTCTTGCTGAAATTTTAACTCATATGACACAGGATTTGGTGGCAAATAGCAGACGCAATCTCATCATTGAGCAGATGCTAATTTACTTCTTGCAGGCTGTGCAGATAGATGATACTCTGCGGATTCAGGCTCGTATTATACATCATACCAGACGTTCAGCTATTATCGATTACGATATTTATCATGGTCATCAGATTGTTTCAAAAGCAAATGTCACAGTGAAAATCAATTAG
- a CDS encoding GNAT family N-acetyltransferase — translation MNIWTKLAMFSFFETERLYLRPFFFSDSQAFFEIASNPENLQFIFPSQASLEESQYALANYFMKAPLGVWAICSQDNQEMIGSIKFEKIDEIKKEAEIGYFLRKDSWSQGFMTEVVTKLCQLSFEEFGLRQLSIITHLENEASQKVAQKAGFGLFRQFKGSDRYTRKMRDYLEFRYIKGEFSE, via the coding sequence ATGAATATTTGGACCAAATTAGCAATGTTTTCTTTTTTTGAAACGGAGCGCTTGTATTTGCGTCCTTTCTTTTTTAGTGACAGTCAAGCGTTTTTCGAGATTGCTTCAAACCCTGAGAATTTGCAGTTTATTTTTCCCAGTCAAGCAAGTTTGGAAGAAAGTCAGTACGCACTTGCTAACTATTTTATGAAGGCTCCTCTGGGTGTCTGGGCAATTTGTAGCCAAGACAATCAGGAAATGATTGGTTCCATCAAGTTTGAAAAAATAGACGAAATCAAAAAAGAAGCTGAAATTGGTTATTTCTTAAGAAAGGATTCTTGGTCACAAGGTTTTATGACAGAAGTAGTTACCAAACTTTGTCAGCTTTCATTTGAAGAATTTGGTCTCAGACAGCTGTCAATTATCACCCATTTGGAAAATGAGGCTAGCCAAAAAGTGGCTCAAAAAGCAGGGTTTGGTCTCTTTCGCCAATTCAAGGGGAGTGACCGCTATACGCGTAAAATGAGAGACTATCTTGAATTTCGTTACATAAAAGGAGAGTTCAGTGAGTAA
- a CDS encoding UDP-N-acetylglucosamine 1-carboxyvinyltransferase, whose product MRKIVINGGHPLQGEITISGAKNSVVALIPAIILADDVVTLDCVPDISDVASLVEIMEIMGAKVKRYDDVLEIDPRGVQNIPMPYGKINSLRASYYFYGSLLGRFGEATVGLPGGCDLGPRPIDLHLKAFEAMGAKVSYEGDNMNLSAQGKGLHGASIYMDTVSVGATINTMIAAVKAKGRTVIENAAREPEIIDVATLLNNMGAHIRGAGTDIIIIDGVEQLHGTRHQVIPDRIEAGTYISLAAAVGKGIRINNVLYEHLEGFIAKLEEMGVRMTVSEDSIFVEEQSDLKAINIKTAPYPGFATDLQQPITPLLLTAQGRGTIIDTIYEKRVNHVFELAKMDADITTTNDHIFYTGGRVLHGAKVKATDLRAGAALVIAGLMAQGQTEITNIEFILRGYSDIIEKLRSLGADITLVED is encoded by the coding sequence ATGAGAAAAATTGTCATCAATGGTGGACATCCATTGCAAGGTGAGATCACCATTAGCGGTGCTAAGAATAGTGTTGTAGCATTAATCCCTGCTATTATACTGGCAGATGATGTTGTCACTTTGGATTGTGTCCCAGATATTTCAGACGTTGCTAGTCTTGTAGAGATTATGGAAATCATGGGAGCGAAAGTAAAACGCTATGATGATGTTTTGGAGATTGATCCGAGAGGTGTTCAAAACATTCCTATGCCTTATGGTAAGATTAATAGCCTTCGTGCTTCTTATTATTTCTATGGAAGTCTGTTAGGTCGCTTTGGTGAAGCAACAGTTGGACTTCCTGGTGGATGTGATTTGGGACCTCGTCCGATTGACCTTCACTTAAAAGCTTTTGAAGCCATGGGAGCTAAGGTGAGCTATGAGGGAGACAATATGAATTTGTCTGCTCAGGGTAAGGGACTTCACGGCGCAAGTATCTATATGGATACTGTCAGCGTTGGTGCGACGATTAACACCATGATTGCTGCAGTAAAAGCTAAGGGACGTACTGTCATTGAAAATGCGGCCCGTGAACCAGAAATCATCGATGTGGCTACCCTTTTGAATAACATGGGGGCTCACATTCGTGGTGCAGGGACTGATATTATCATCATTGATGGTGTCGAGCAACTTCATGGGACGCGTCATCAAGTCATTCCAGACCGTATCGAAGCTGGAACCTATATTTCACTTGCTGCAGCGGTTGGTAAAGGAATTCGTATTAACAATGTTCTCTATGAGCATTTAGAAGGCTTTATCGCCAAACTAGAAGAAATGGGCGTTCGCATGACAGTCTCTGAGGATAGTATCTTCGTTGAAGAACAGTCTGATTTGAAGGCCATCAATATCAAAACAGCTCCCTATCCAGGGTTTGCAACCGATTTGCAACAGCCTATCACGCCACTTTTACTAACTGCTCAAGGTCGTGGAACTATTATTGATACCATTTATGAAAAACGTGTCAACCATGTTTTTGAGTTAGCAAAAATGGATGCGGATATTACGACTACAAATGACCATATTTTCTACACTGGTGGGCGTGTTCTACATGGTGCCAAGGTGAAAGCTACAGATCTTCGTGCTGGTGCTGCACTTGTCATCGCTGGTTTGATGGCTCAAGGCCAGACTGAAATTACAAATATTGAGTTTATCCTTCGTGGTTACTCAGATATTATTGAAAAATTGCGTAGTCTTGGAGCGGATATTACACTTGTTGAAGACTAA
- the pyk gene encoding pyruvate kinase — translation MNKRVKIVATLGPAVEIRGGKKFGDDGYWGEKLDVEASAKNIAKLIEAGANTFRFNFSHGDHQEQGERMATVKLAEKLAGKKVGFLLDTKGPEIRTELFEGEAKEYSYKTGEKIRVATKQGIKSTREVIALNVAGALDIYDDVEVGRQVLVDDGKLGLRVVAKDDATREFEVEVENDGIIAKQKGVNIPNTKIPFPALAERDNDDIRFGLEQGINFIAISFVRTAKDVNEVRAICEETGNGHVQLFAKIENQQGIDNLDEIIEAADGIMIARGDMGIEVPFEMVPVYQKMIITKVNAAGKVVITATNMLETMTEKPRATRSEVSDVFNAVIDGTDATMLSGESANGKYPLESVTTMATIDKNAQTLLNEYGRLNSDTFERNSKTEVMASAVKDATNSMDIKLVVTLTKTGHTARLISKYRPNADILALTFDELTERGLMLNWGVIPMLTDAPSSTDDMFEIAERKAVEAGLVQSGDDIVIVAGVPLGEAVRTNTMRIRTVR, via the coding sequence ATGAATAAACGTGTAAAAATCGTTGCAACTTTGGGTCCTGCGGTAGAAATCCGTGGTGGTAAAAAATTCGGTGATGACGGATACTGGGGTGAAAAACTTGACGTTGAAGCTTCAGCAAAAAACATTGCTAAATTGATTGAAGCAGGAGCAAACACTTTCCGTTTCAACTTCTCACACGGTGACCACCAAGAACAAGGTGAACGTATGGCAACTGTTAAACTTGCAGAAAAACTTGCAGGTAAAAAAGTTGGTTTCCTTCTTGATACTAAAGGACCAGAAATCCGTACTGAATTGTTCGAAGGTGAAGCTAAAGAGTACTCATACAAAACTGGTGAAAAAATCCGTGTTGCAACTAAACAAGGAATCAAATCAACTCGTGAAGTGATTGCTTTGAACGTTGCGGGTGCTCTTGACATCTACGACGATGTTGAAGTTGGTCGTCAAGTATTGGTTGACGATGGTAAACTTGGTCTTCGCGTTGTTGCTAAAGACGATGCAACTCGTGAATTTGAAGTTGAAGTTGAAAACGACGGAATTATCGCTAAACAAAAAGGTGTAAACATCCCTAACACTAAAATTCCTTTCCCAGCACTTGCTGAACGTGATAACGATGATATCCGTTTCGGTCTTGAGCAAGGTATTAACTTCATCGCGATCTCATTCGTACGTACTGCAAAAGACGTGAATGAAGTTCGTGCAATCTGTGAAGAAACTGGAAACGGGCATGTTCAATTGTTCGCTAAAATCGAAAACCAACAAGGTATCGACAACTTGGATGAAATCATCGAAGCTGCTGACGGTATCATGATTGCTCGTGGTGACATGGGTATCGAAGTACCATTCGAAATGGTTCCAGTTTACCAAAAAATGATTATCACTAAAGTTAACGCAGCTGGTAAAGTTGTTATCACAGCAACAAACATGCTTGAAACTATGACTGAAAAACCACGTGCCACTCGTTCAGAAGTATCAGACGTATTTAACGCTGTTATCGACGGAACTGACGCAACAATGCTTTCAGGTGAGTCTGCAAATGGTAAATACCCACTTGAGTCAGTTACAACAATGGCTACAATTGACAAGAACGCTCAAACTCTTCTTAACGAATACGGACGTTTGAACTCAGATACTTTCGAACGTAACTCTAAGACAGAAGTTATGGCTTCAGCAGTTAAAGATGCAACAAACTCAATGGACATCAAATTGGTTGTAACTCTTACTAAGACTGGTCACACTGCACGTTTGATCTCTAAATACCGTCCAAATGCTGATATCTTGGCATTGACATTTGACGAATTGACAGAACGTGGATTGATGTTGAACTGGGGTGTTATCCCAATGTTGACAGATGCTCCATCATCAACTGACGATATGTTCGAAATCGCTGAACGTAAAGCAGTTGAAGCAGGTCTTGTACAATCTGGTGACGATATCGTTATCGTTGCAGGTGTACCGCTTGGAGAAGCTGTCCGTACAAACACGATGCGTATCCGTACAGTACGTTAA
- the pfkA gene encoding 6-phosphofructokinase has protein sequence MKRIAVLTSGGDAPGMNAAIRAVVRQAISEGMEVFGIYDGYAGMVAGEIYPLDAASVGDIISRGGTFLHSARYPEFAQLEGQLKGIEQLKKHGIEGVVVIGGDGSYHGAMRLTEHGFPAIGLPGTIDNDIVGTDFTIGFDTAVTTAMDAIDKIRDTSSSHRRTFVVEVMGRNAGDIALWAGIATGADEIIIPEEGFKMEDIVASIKAGYECGKKHNIIVLAEGVMSADEFGKKLKEAGDTSDLRVTELGHIQRGGSPTARDRVLASRLGAHAVKLLKQGIGGVAVGIRNEKMVENPILGTAEEGALFSLTADGKIVVNNPHKADLGLASLNKSLS, from the coding sequence ATGAAACGTATTGCTGTTTTGACTAGTGGTGGAGACGCCCCTGGTATGAACGCTGCCATCCGTGCAGTAGTTCGTCAAGCAATCTCAGAAGGAATGGAAGTCTTTGGTATCTATGATGGATACGCAGGGATGGTTGCCGGTGAAATCTATCCACTTGATGCTGCTTCAGTTGGAGATATCATTTCACGTGGTGGTACTTTCCTTCACTCTGCTCGTTACCCTGAGTTTGCACAACTTGAAGGTCAACTTAAAGGGATTGAGCAGTTGAAAAAACACGGGATCGAAGGTGTTGTTGTAATCGGTGGTGACGGTTCTTATCACGGAGCTATGCGCTTGACTGAGCATGGTTTCCCAGCTATCGGTCTGCCTGGCACAATCGATAACGATATCGTAGGTACTGACTTTACAATCGGATTTGATACTGCAGTTACTACTGCAATGGATGCGATCGATAAGATTCGTGATACATCATCAAGTCACCGTCGTACTTTCGTTGTTGAAGTTATGGGACGTAATGCTGGTGATATCGCACTTTGGGCAGGTATTGCAACAGGTGCCGATGAAATCATTATCCCTGAAGAAGGCTTCAAGATGGAAGATATCGTAGCTAGTATCAAAGCTGGTTATGAATGCGGTAAAAAACACAACATCATTGTTTTGGCTGAGGGAGTTATGTCTGCCGATGAGTTTGGTAAGAAACTCAAGGAAGCTGGAGACACTAGTGACCTTCGTGTAACTGAACTTGGTCATATCCAACGTGGTGGTTCACCAACTGCGCGTGACCGCGTCTTGGCGTCACGCTTGGGAGCACATGCTGTTAAACTTCTCAAACAAGGAATCGGTGGTGTCGCTGTTGGTATCCGTAATGAGAAAATGGTTGAAAATCCAATTCTTGGAACAGCAGAAGAAGGAGCCTTGTTCAGCCTAACAGCTGATGGCAAAATCGTTGTTAACAACCCTCACAAAGCTGACCTTGGACTTGCTAGCTTGAACAAGAGCTTGTCATAA
- a CDS encoding DNA polymerase III subunit alpha — MIAQLDTKTVYSFMESVVSIEKYVHTAKEYGYSHLAIMDVDNLYGAYHFLEVTRKYGIQPLIGLEMTLIIDEKAISFRFLALSTKGYQELMKLSTLKMTGRKNWSDFTSHLEDIAVIVPYFDGIEQLDLGHDYFIGVSPDTHQEVFTKPILPLYQVNSFEKEDLQVLQILSAIKDNVSLREVDVHSQQGIFLTASDLEARFKNHFPQALANLQGLIENVSYQLDPSLKLPRFNPERSAVEELRERAEQGLIDKGLSSAIYRERLNEELAVIHDMGFDDYFLVVWDLLRFGRSQGYYMGMGRGSAVGSLVAYSLDITGIDPVEKNLIFERFLNRERYTMPDIDIDIPDLYRPEFIRYVRDRYGSQHVAQIVTYSTFGAKQAIRDVFKRYGVPEYELTNITKKISFRDTLTTAYEKNLQFRQLINSKIEYQKAFEIARKIEGYPRQTSIHAAGVVMSDQDLTDYIPLKYGEDMLITQYDAHGVEANGLLKMDFLGLRNLTFVQKMQELLAESEGIHLKIEEIDLEDEETLALFAAGNTKGIFQFEQPGAIRLLKRVKPQVFEEVVATTSLNRPGASDYIDNFVARKHGKEKVTVLDPALEDILSSTYGIMLYQEQVMQVAQRFGGFSLGKADILRRAMGKKNAKEMHLMKEDFITGAMKLGHSEEKANQVFAVMEKFAGYGFNRSHAYAYSALAFQLAYFKTHYPAIFFQVMLNYSSSDYIVDALQMGFDVAPLAINSIPYHDKIAQKKIYLGLKAIKGMPRDLSYWIIENRPFSSIEDFVTRLPKNYKKLSLLTPLVELGLFDEFDKNRQKILVNLPNLFVFVEELGGLFANANYSWTEADDFTEAEKFYKEQELIGVGISAHPLQTLAKQALYPTTPITNLTEGAQAILLVEVQKIKVIRTKKGESMAFLQVHDSKSRLDVTVFSDQYRKFASILSEGKFYYINGKVQSRDGRLQMIAQDLKEAVAERFWIQVKNHEYDKEISTILEQYKGSIPVIIRYVEEEKTIVSSQHFVKKDPLLQEKLEGIVMKTIYR; from the coding sequence ATGATTGCGCAGCTCGACACCAAGACTGTTTACAGTTTTATGGAAAGTGTGGTTTCTATTGAAAAATATGTACATACAGCTAAAGAATATGGCTATTCTCACCTTGCTATTATGGATGTGGATAATCTCTATGGAGCCTATCACTTTTTAGAAGTGACTCGAAAATATGGAATCCAACCTTTAATTGGTCTTGAAATGACCTTGATTATAGACGAGAAGGCGATTTCTTTCCGTTTTCTAGCCCTATCTACTAAAGGTTACCAAGAGTTGATGAAGTTATCCACTCTAAAAATGACTGGTCGAAAAAATTGGTCTGACTTTACCAGTCACCTTGAGGATATTGCTGTTATTGTTCCCTATTTTGATGGAATCGAACAGCTGGATTTGGGTCACGATTATTTTATCGGTGTTAGTCCCGATACTCACCAAGAAGTCTTTACGAAACCCATTCTCCCACTGTATCAGGTCAACTCTTTTGAGAAAGAAGACCTACAGGTTTTGCAAATCCTATCGGCAATCAAGGATAATGTCAGTCTGAGAGAAGTGGATGTGCATTCACAACAAGGGATCTTTCTAACCGCATCAGACTTAGAAGCTAGATTTAAAAATCACTTCCCTCAGGCACTTGCCAATCTTCAAGGACTGATAGAGAATGTTAGCTACCAACTTGATCCAAGTTTAAAACTCCCTCGCTTTAACCCGGAAAGATCAGCGGTAGAAGAACTTCGAGAGAGAGCTGAACAAGGGTTGATTGACAAGGGGTTAAGCTCAGCTATCTATCGTGAGCGACTGAATGAAGAATTGGCTGTGATTCATGATATGGGATTTGACGACTACTTCCTAGTGGTTTGGGATTTGCTCCGTTTTGGACGATCACAAGGCTACTATATGGGAATGGGGCGCGGGTCTGCTGTGGGTAGTTTGGTCGCCTACTCACTTGATATCACAGGGATTGATCCAGTTGAGAAGAACTTGATTTTCGAGCGCTTTTTAAATCGTGAGCGCTACACTATGCCTGATATTGATATTGATATTCCAGACCTTTATAGACCAGAGTTTATTCGTTATGTTCGTGATCGGTATGGCAGTCAACACGTGGCGCAGATTGTCACTTATTCGACCTTTGGAGCAAAACAAGCAATTCGTGATGTTTTCAAACGTTATGGTGTTCCTGAGTACGAATTAACAAATATTACGAAAAAGATCAGTTTTCGAGATACCTTAACCACGGCCTATGAAAAGAATTTACAGTTTAGGCAGTTAATCAATAGTAAGATTGAATACCAAAAAGCTTTTGAGATTGCTCGAAAGATTGAAGGTTATCCACGTCAGACCTCTATCCATGCAGCCGGAGTCGTTATGAGCGACCAAGACTTGACGGACTATATTCCTCTCAAATACGGTGAGGATATGCTGATCACCCAGTATGATGCTCATGGTGTTGAAGCTAATGGCCTTCTAAAAATGGATTTCCTCGGTTTACGTAACCTGACTTTCGTACAAAAAATGCAGGAATTGCTTGCGGAATCAGAAGGTATACATCTAAAAATCGAAGAAATTGATCTGGAAGACGAAGAAACCTTGGCTCTCTTTGCAGCTGGAAATACTAAAGGTATTTTCCAATTTGAACAACCTGGTGCCATTCGACTCTTGAAACGAGTCAAGCCGCAAGTTTTCGAAGAAGTGGTGGCAACGACTTCTCTCAACAGACCAGGTGCTAGTGATTATATTGATAACTTTGTCGCTCGAAAGCACGGCAAAGAAAAGGTGACGGTGCTGGATCCTGCCTTGGAAGACATCCTTTCATCAACCTACGGTATCATGCTCTATCAAGAGCAAGTCATGCAGGTGGCTCAGCGCTTTGGAGGTTTCAGCCTTGGCAAAGCCGATATCCTCAGACGAGCCATGGGTAAGAAAAATGCTAAAGAGATGCATTTGATGAAGGAAGATTTTATCACAGGGGCTATGAAACTTGGGCATTCAGAAGAAAAAGCCAACCAAGTTTTTGCAGTGATGGAAAAGTTTGCAGGCTATGGATTTAATAGATCTCATGCCTATGCTTACTCAGCACTGGCATTCCAACTTGCTTATTTCAAGACGCATTATCCTGCTATTTTCTTTCAAGTCATGTTGAATTATTCTAGCAGCGATTATATTGTAGATGCTCTGCAGATGGGATTTGATGTAGCGCCTTTAGCAATCAACAGCATTCCCTATCATGATAAGATTGCTCAGAAGAAAATCTATCTTGGTCTAAAAGCCATTAAGGGCATGCCAAGAGATTTGTCTTACTGGATTATTGAAAATCGTCCCTTCTCAAGCATTGAAGATTTTGTCACACGTCTTCCCAAGAATTACAAGAAACTGTCGCTTTTGACTCCATTGGTTGAACTGGGGCTCTTTGATGAATTTGACAAGAATCGTCAGAAAATCTTAGTGAACCTGCCCAATTTGTTTGTTTTTGTTGAGGAGTTAGGAGGACTCTTTGCGAATGCAAACTATAGTTGGACTGAGGCTGATGATTTTACAGAGGCGGAGAAATTTTACAAGGAGCAGGAACTGATCGGGGTAGGTATCAGTGCCCATCCTCTCCAGACTCTTGCCAAACAAGCCCTATATCCGACGACTCCAATCACTAATCTAACCGAGGGAGCTCAAGCCATTCTCCTAGTTGAAGTGCAAAAAATAAAAGTCATTCGAACTAAGAAAGGCGAGAGTATGGCCTTTCTACAGGTTCATGACAGTAAGTCTAGGCTGGATGTAACTGTATTTTCTGACCAATATCGAAAATTCGCTTCCATTTTATCCGAAGGGAAATTTTACTATATCAATGGGAAGGTTCAATCTCGAGATGGTCGTCTGCAAATGATTGCACAAGATTTGAAAGAAGCAGTGGCTGAACGATTCTGGATTCAAGTTAAAAATCATGAATATGATAAAGAGATTTCAACTATCTTGGAACAATATAAAGGCTCTATTCCTGTGATTATCAGGTATGTTGAGGAGGAGAAAACAATTGTTTCCTCCCAACATTTTGTAAAAAAAGATCCACTTTTACAGGAAAAATTAGAAGGAATTGTTATGAAAACGATTTATCGCTAA